The following coding sequences are from one Clostridia bacterium window:
- a CDS encoding SGNH/GDSL hydrolase family protein, translating to MMDNRVSESPYAGKAFSILGDSISTLEGYNPDGYNLYYYGTNSWIVRVLKPLDTWWGKVIDRLGGRLLVNDSWSGSRVTRIPYYDEQFPSGCCDERTGGLHVGDALPDVIIVYLGTNDWGFGARPDMTREEYYDGDEDIASGITDTVFSEAYAMMLGKLRRNYPEAEIWCCTLGTTFIPGRPDFVFPPVCEGVHVETFNDIIRQAVEDEGGNVRLIDFYGFHTPYSSVDGTHPDADGMESLADMAVRSMLGG from the coding sequence ATGATGGATAATCGCGTTTCGGAATCCCCTTACGCCGGCAAGGCGTTCTCGATACTCGGCGACTCGATAAGCACGCTCGAGGGATACAATCCCGACGGATACAATCTCTACTACTACGGCACGAATTCGTGGATCGTGCGGGTGCTGAAGCCGCTCGATACGTGGTGGGGAAAGGTGATAGACCGCCTGGGCGGCAGACTGCTTGTGAACGATTCGTGGTCCGGCAGCAGAGTCACGCGCATCCCTTACTACGACGAACAGTTCCCGTCCGGCTGCTGCGACGAACGCACCGGCGGACTGCACGTCGGAGACGCGCTTCCGGACGTGATAATCGTCTACCTCGGCACGAACGACTGGGGCTTCGGGGCGCGTCCGGATATGACGCGGGAGGAGTACTATGACGGCGACGAGGATATAGCGAGCGGGATCACGGATACCGTCTTTTCCGAAGCCTACGCGATGATGCTCGGCAAGCTTCGCAGGAACTATCCCGAAGCGGAAATATGGTGCTGCACGCTCGGAACGACCTTCATACCCGGCAGGCCGGACTTCGTGTTCCCGCCGGTCTGCGAGGGCGTCCACGTCGAGACCTTCAACGATATAATCAGGCAGGCGGTCGAAGATGAGGGCGGAAACGTGCGTCTCATAGACTTTTACGGATTCCATACGCCCTATTCCTCCGTCGACGGAACGCACCCCGACGCCGACGGAATGGAGTCCCTGG
- a CDS encoding flavodoxin family protein — protein MSKVLVIKTSLRAKSNSDILADRLIAGAKDAGHEVGQISLKGREIKFCIGCLACQKTQKCVQKDDAVEIAETVKNADTLVFVTPIYYYEMCGQMKTLLDRMNPLYSSDYRFRRVYMLSVAAEDEAYTPEKAVSGLQGWVDCFEKAELAGTLFCGGINDPGEANARAEELDEAYAFGRGIK, from the coding sequence ATGAGCAAAGTACTTGTAATCAAAACGAGTCTCCGCGCAAAAAGCAATTCCGATATTCTCGCGGATCGACTGATCGCCGGAGCGAAGGACGCCGGACACGAGGTCGGGCAAATCAGCCTGAAGGGCAGGGAAATAAAGTTCTGCATCGGGTGTCTTGCCTGTCAGAAAACGCAGAAGTGCGTGCAGAAAGACGACGCGGTCGAAATCGCGGAAACGGTCAAGAATGCGGATACTCTGGTATTCGTCACGCCGATTTATTATTATGAAATGTGCGGGCAGATGAAGACGCTGCTTGACCGTATGAATCCGCTTTATTCATCCGATTACAGGTTCCGCAGGGTCTATATGCTTTCGGTCGCCGCGGAGGATGAGGCTTATACTCCCGAAAAAGCCGTTTCCGGATTGCAGGGCTGGGTTGACTGCTTTGAAAAAGCGGAGCTCGCGGGAACGCTTTTCTGCGGCGGGATAAACGACCCCGGCGAGGCGAACGCCAGAGCCGAGGAGCTTGACGAAGCGTACGCGTTCGGGAGAGGGATAAAGTAA